In Vulpes lagopus strain Blue_001 chromosome 1, ASM1834538v1, whole genome shotgun sequence, a genomic segment contains:
- the SRSF12 gene encoding serine/arginine-rich splicing factor 12 isoform X3: MKSKERHPCSPSDHRRSRSPSQRRTRSRSSSWGRNRRRSDSLKESRHRRFSYSQSKSRSKSLPRRSTSARQSRTPRRNSGSRGRSRSKSLPKRSKSIGKSQSSSPQKQTSSGTKSRSHGRHSDSIARSPCKSPKGYTNSEAKAQTAKHSHFRSHSRSRSYRHKNSW, from the exons ATGAAATCAAAAGAACGTCACCCTTGTTCTCCAAGTGATCATAGGAGATCAAGAAGCCCCAGCCAAAGGAGAACTCGAAGTAGAAGTTCTTCGTGGGGAAGAAATAGGAGGCGGTCTGATAGCCTTAAAGA GTCTCGACACAGGCGATTTTCTTATAGCCAGTCTAAATCTCGCTCCAAATCACTACCAAGGCGGTCTACCTCAGCAAGGCAGTCAAGAACTCCAAGAAGGAATTCTGGTTCTAGAGGACGGTCAAGGTCCAAGTCCTTACCAAAAAGGTCCAAGTCAATAGGAAAATCACAATCAAGTTCACCTCAGAAGCAAACTAGCTCAGGAACAAAGTCAAGATCACATGGAAGACATTCTGACTCCATAGCAAGATCCCCTTGTAAATCTCCCAAGGGCTATACCAATTCCGAAGCTAAAGCACAAACAGCAAAACACTCTCATTTTCGATCACATTCCAGATCTCGGAGTTATCGTCATAAAAACAGCTGGTAA